The following coding sequences lie in one Apium graveolens cultivar Ventura chromosome 1, ASM990537v1, whole genome shotgun sequence genomic window:
- the LOC141706875 gene encoding F-box protein CPR1-like — protein sequence MTPRNRRFSPLLLAPMITRFLPRSSPFSPPLGPDFCSGWSVHQTKLDVVLVNPATRNHSLLPVSPIKYPCRSQTLCEVIVYGFGYNSVADDYYVVRIAQFRPQFKSEVQIYSLKLNQWRRSNDFPYRLTSTTHAVFVDGALNWLVGSRHFKDVKIASFDLATEEYRLIEPPGYPTSVYKGILRVVGRKLCIQCNYSNRHFTIWVKENYGAQWTKLFSLVHSVDIVSLKPLAFSNDGKKLLLEVEGELVWYDLQLKVMNIITNPDIPECWKADVSLESLVKVSRGAVTNIKKVKRKTSKRDDFLSKGFKLAL from the exons ATGACACCACGTAATCGGAGGTTCAgtcccctccttctagcgccaatgataactCGGTTTCTTCCTAGGTCTTCTCCCTTCTCACCCCCGCTGGGACCGGACTTCTGTAGCGGTTGGAGTGTG CATCAAACTAAGTTAGATGTCGTTTTGGTTAATCCTGCTACTCGAAACCACAGTTTGTTACCCGTTTCCCCTATTAAGTATCCTTGTCGATCTCAAACTCTGTGTGAGGTTATTGTTTACGGGTTTGGGTATAATTCTGTTGCGGATGATTATTATGTGGTGAGGATTGCTCAGTTTCGGCCTCAGTTTAAGAGTGAAGTTCAAATTTATAGTCTCAAGTTAAATCAGTGGCGAAGGAGTAACGATTTTCCTTATCGTCTTACTTCTACAACACATGCTGTGTTTGTTGATGGGGCCTTGAATTGGTTGGTGGGATCACGTCACTTTAAGGATGTCAAGATTGCCTCGTTTGATCTTGCAACTGAAGAATATCGTTTAATTGAGCCTCCGGGCTATCCTACTTCTGTTTATAAGGGGATTCTTAGAGTGGTAGGAAGGAAACTTTGTATTCAATGTAACTACAGCAATAGGCACTTCACGATATGGGTGAAGGAGAACTATGGTGCACAGTGGACAAAGTTGTTTTCTCTTGTGCACAGTGTTGATATTGTGTCCCTGAAACCTTTGGCATTTTCGAATGATGGTAAGAAACTTTTACTAGAGGTAGAAGGAGAGCTTGTGTGGTACGACCTCCAACTCAAAGTCATGAACATAATAACAAATCCTGATATTCCTGAGTGCTGGAAAGCAGATGTGTCTCTCGAAAGCCTTGTTAAGGTGAGCCGTGGTGCTGTTACTAATATTAAAAAGGTTAAGAGGAAAACAAGTAAGAG GGATGATTTTTTGTCCAAGGGATTCAAACTGGCACTTTAG